CGGTGGGCACGTGGCTTCCCGCTCGACCCGGAGTGAGACCCCCGCCTCGCCGACCCGTGTGCGCCGGGTTGGCCTGCTCGCGGGACCACTCGCCGCCGGGGCCCTCCTGCTCATCCCCTCGGGGCTCCACGCCGTGCCCGGCATGGACCACCGCCCGGCCGCCGCCGCCGCCGTGGCCGCCTGGATGGCCCTCTGGTGGTTCACCGAGGCCGTCCCCATGGCGTGGACCGCTCTGCTCCCCCTCGTCCTCTTCCCCGCGTTGGGCGTCTTCGGCACCGGCGGCATCCCCGCCTCCCTCGGCCGCGCCGCCCTGCCCTACGTGGACCCCTACATCTTCCTCTTCCTCGGGGGCATGGCCCTGGGTGCCGCCCTGGAGCAGTGGCACCTGCACCGGCGCATCGCCCTGCTCATCATGCGCGCCATCGGCACCGCGCCCCAGCGCCTGCTGCTCGGCATGCTCGTGGCCACCGCCTCCGTCTCGCTGTGGATCTCCAACACCGCCACCGCCGTGATGATGGTGCCCATCGGCATGGCCCTCATCGCCCAGCTCGAGGCCAGCGAGGGCCGCAGGCTGGAGCACTTCGGCGCCGCGCTCATGCTCGGCGTAGCCTACGCCGCCAACGTGGGCGGCATCGGCACCAAGATTGGCAGCCCCACCAACTCCGTCTTCGCGGGCGTGGCCTCGCGGCGGCTGGCCACGGAGGTGGGTTTCCTCGAGTACATGGCGGCCGCCCTGCCCTTCGTCGTCCTCTTCGTGCCGCTCATCTGGTGGGTGCTGTGGCGCACGGGCCGCCGGGACGCGCTCGGCCCCGGCAAGGGCGTGGACGTCATCCAGCGGGAGTTGTCCGCGCTCGGGCCCCTCTCCGCGGGCGAGAAGGTGGTGGGCACTGTCTTCCTCGTCGCCGCGCTGCTGTGGATGGGCGGGGACTTCCTGCGGCCCGCGCTGGCGTCCTGGGTGGCCTCGGCCTTCGGGGGCTTCAAGCTGCTCGGCAAGCACTACGAGGCGGGCGTGGCGCTGCTCTCCGCCGGAACGCTCGTGCTGCTGGGCCGGCTGTCTCTCCGGGCCCTCGCCCGCGTCCCCTGGGACACGCTGCTGCTCCTGGGAGGAGGCTTCGCGCTCGCCGCGGGCATCGAGGGCGGCGGGCTGTCCACGTACATGGCCGCGCGCCTGGAAGGTCTGGAGTCCCTGGGCCCCACCGCCCAGTACGGCGCCGTGGCCCTGTCCACCGTGCTCCTGTCCGCCGTGGCCTCCAACACCGCCACCGTGAACGTGCTCCTCAACGTGCTGCCCGGCTCGCTGCCCCTGCTCGCGGTGAGCACCTTCGCCTCGTCGTGCGATTTCGCCCTGCCCGCGGGCACTCCGCCCAATGCCATCGTCTTCGGCAGCGGCTACGTGCGCCTGCCCACGATGATGAAGGTGGGGCTGCCGCTGGACCTGCTGGCCGCCGCGCTCCTCACCCTCTACGGGCTCGTCTGGGTGCGCTTCGTGCTCGGCTGAGCACGGCGCCAGGGGACTACTGGTTGTTGTCCTCGCCCGCCAGGTAGCTGAGGATCACCTCGTCCAGGCTCTTCTCGGAGATGAGGTCCTCTCCGAAGAGCGTCTCCACGCCCACCTCGTTGATCTTCGGCGCCACCTTCAGGGCACGCGCCGCGGCGATCTCCGGGGGAACGAACGCGGCTGCCGGCGCGACCGGCTGCGGCTTGGCCGCCGGTGCCGCCTGCCGGGCCTGCGCGGCGTCCTCCGCCGTGCCCAACTGCCCCGGCTGGTAGTGCCTCACGCCCGACGTGTCGAAGCCGTCGTACACCCCGTTGATGAGGTTGCGCAGCATCTCCTTGTGCTGCTCCTCCATCAACTCGCGGACCACCTCGCCCAGGTTCTCGGCGTTCAGGATGTCCGCGTACGACGTCTTCTTGGACGCGAGGATGTTACCGCCCACGAACAGGTGGGTGATGATGTGGGGGTTGTTGACGCCCGAGTCCTCGGTCTGGACGTGGTAAACCTTACCCTTGTACTTGATGTTGTGGTTGAAGCCTGTGACGGCTTTTTCGAAGGTTTTCGCCATGCCCGAGGCCGCGGAACGTACCAGCGCCTACCAGGGGACACAAGGAACGCGTCGGCTCTTCCTCCTCGGATGCTCGCTGCCCTCCCGGCTTGAAGACCGGGCGCCTGCATCGTTCACCCGATGACTTCGTCCGAAATCCGACTCCTTGTAGAGTCCCACTGGACGTGGTCGGCGGCTCCCGCCCGACCCCCCTGAGCACGACGGGACTCATGACGAAGAAGAACGAGCTCAAGAACCACCTGCGTCAGCAGGACGCCACCGCTCTGGCCCAGGGCTACTCGCCGGCCATCCGCGCCATGGAGATCGCCAGCATCGTCTCCTTCGTGGGCCTCGAGGCCGCCCTCGTCTGGCGCCTGTGGGGCGGCGCCCACACCGGGCCCTGGCTGCTGCTGAGCGCCCTCCTGCTGGGCTACCTGGCCGCCGACTTCGTCTCCGGCTTCGTCCACTGGATGGGCGATACCTGGGGCTCCACCGACATGCCCGTGCTCGGCAAGGCCTTCATCCGCCCCTTCCGCGAGCACCATGTCGACGAGAAGGCCATCACCCGCCATGACTTCGTGGAGACCAACGGCAACAACTGCCTCGTCTCCATCCCCGTCGCCGTCCTCGCCGTCCTCCTCCCCCACGCAAGCCCCGGCCAGGTCTTCGTCTCCGCCTTCCTCGGCGCCATGATCTTCTGGGTGATGGCCACCAACCAGTTCCACAAGTGGTCCCACATGGACCACCCGCCCGCGCTCATCGGCTTCCTCCAGCGCGTGCACCTCATCCTCCCCCCCGACCACCACCGCATCCACCACACCGCCCCCTTCAACAAGTACTACTGCATCACCGTCGGCTGGATGAACAAGCCGCTCATGATGATCGGCTTCTTCCCCACGCTCGAGCGGCTCATCACCCGCGTCACCGGTTTGATTCCACGGAAGGACGACATCGGCACCGAGGCCGCCCTCGAGCTCTTCGAGGCCACCTCCACCGCCACCCCTCCTGTCGTCCAGGCCGCCAAGGAGCTGCTCGAGGCCGCTCCAGAGGAGACGTCAGCGGTGTCTCCCGCCCGGCCTTCCTGACGCACGGTTCTCTGTGCCCCTCTGTGTCCCTTAGAAGGACAGGTCCACCTGCTCCGCGGAGTGGATGGGCCTGCCGAGGAACCTCGCCCCCACCTCCACGAAGCGATCCGGCACGTCCGTCACGAAGTAGTGGTGCGCCGGGGTTCCTCCCCCAGGCGCCAGCAGCATCTGCTCCTCCAGCAGCGACGCCACCACCTCCGCTGTCGCCTCCGCCGAGTCCACCAGCTCCACCTGGGGCCCCACGGCCTCGGCGATGACGTCCTTGAGCAGCGGGTAGTGCGTGCAGCCCAACACCAGCGTGTCCACCCCGCTCCGCGCGAAGTCCGCCAGGTACTCGCGGGCCACCAGCCGCGGCACGTCTCCTCCCAGCCACCCCTCCTCCGCCAACGGCACGAAGAGCGGGCACGCCCTCGCCTTCACCTTCACCCCCTCCGCCCCGGCCGCCGCCTCCAGCTCCCGCTGGTAGGCCCCTGAACGGATGGTCCCCGGTGTCCCGATGACGCCCACCCCTCCGCCCCGCGTCCGCCTCAGCGCCGCCCTCGCCCCGGGCGCAATCACCCCCACCACCGGCACCGGCAACGCCGCCGACAGCGCCGGCAACGCCACCGCCGACGCCGTGTTGCACGCCACCACCAGCAGCTTGATGCCGCGCTCCAGCAGG
The sequence above is drawn from the Archangium gephyra genome and encodes:
- the carF gene encoding plasmanylethanolamine desaturase, which translates into the protein MTKKNELKNHLRQQDATALAQGYSPAIRAMEIASIVSFVGLEAALVWRLWGGAHTGPWLLLSALLLGYLAADFVSGFVHWMGDTWGSTDMPVLGKAFIRPFREHHVDEKAITRHDFVETNGNNCLVSIPVAVLAVLLPHASPGQVFVSAFLGAMIFWVMATNQFHKWSHMDHPPALIGFLQRVHLILPPDHHRIHHTAPFNKYYCITVGWMNKPLMMIGFFPTLERLITRVTGLIPRKDDIGTEAALELFEATSTATPPVVQAAKELLEAAPEETSAVSPARPS
- the murI gene encoding glutamate racemase — encoded protein: MRQGSHSPIGVFDSGVGGLTVLKALMSHLPHESTLYLGDTARVPYGTKSGEVVTRYSLKNAEFLLERGIKLLVVACNTASAVALPALSAALPVPVVGVIAPGARAALRRTRGGGVGVIGTPGTIRSGAYQRELEAAAGAEGVKVKARACPLFVPLAEEGWLGGDVPRLVAREYLADFARSGVDTLVLGCTHYPLLKDVIAEAVGPQVELVDSAEATAEVVASLLEEQMLLAPGGGTPAHHYFVTDVPDRFVEVGARFLGRPIHSAEQVDLSF
- a CDS encoding SLC13 family permease; this translates as MASRSTRSETPASPTRVRRVGLLAGPLAAGALLLIPSGLHAVPGMDHRPAAAAAVAAWMALWWFTEAVPMAWTALLPLVLFPALGVFGTGGIPASLGRAALPYVDPYIFLFLGGMALGAALEQWHLHRRIALLIMRAIGTAPQRLLLGMLVATASVSLWISNTATAVMMVPIGMALIAQLEASEGRRLEHFGAALMLGVAYAANVGGIGTKIGSPTNSVFAGVASRRLATEVGFLEYMAAALPFVVLFVPLIWWVLWRTGRRDALGPGKGVDVIQRELSALGPLSAGEKVVGTVFLVAALLWMGGDFLRPALASWVASAFGGFKLLGKHYEAGVALLSAGTLVLLGRLSLRALARVPWDTLLLLGGGFALAAGIEGGGLSTYMAARLEGLESLGPTAQYGAVALSTVLLSAVASNTATVNVLLNVLPGSLPLLAVSTFASSCDFALPAGTPPNAIVFGSGYVRLPTMMKVGLPLDLLAAALLTLYGLVWVRFVLG